A single window of Pontibacter actiniarum DNA harbors:
- a CDS encoding DUF2231 domain-containing protein, with protein MKSTASPLLAFLMLLVSAALYAHVGEKSERSSEAVSSQQESSTGHEQHHQDSSKTEGWDHPENVTADFADFPNLHPLFVHFPVVLLPFAALFQLLGLLYFKREFSGVVLIMVTAGFIGGLVAATFVHPHVGELPAHAQQVYERHDTLATWTLWLSGGAIVLKAGSHFLLHRKRWAEGVVALVLLGAAVTVSMAGHLGSQLAFIEGVGPQGQYLESEGHAH; from the coding sequence ATGAAATCAACTGCAAGTCCTCTCTTAGCTTTCTTGATGCTACTGGTGTCTGCGGCCCTTTATGCGCACGTAGGAGAAAAGTCAGAAAGGTCAAGCGAAGCTGTGAGTTCACAGCAGGAAAGCAGCACCGGTCACGAGCAACATCACCAGGACAGCAGTAAAACCGAAGGCTGGGACCATCCTGAAAATGTGACAGCTGACTTTGCAGATTTTCCTAATTTGCATCCTCTGTTTGTACATTTCCCTGTGGTGCTCCTGCCCTTTGCCGCTTTGTTTCAGTTGCTGGGGCTCCTCTATTTTAAGCGTGAATTCAGTGGGGTGGTGCTGATCATGGTAACAGCCGGTTTTATCGGTGGACTTGTGGCGGCAACCTTCGTACACCCGCATGTCGGGGAACTGCCGGCACATGCCCAGCAGGTTTACGAAAGGCACGACACACTTGCCACCTGGACCCTGTGGCTCAGCGGCGGGGCTATAGTACTGAAGGCGGGAAGTCATTTCCTGCTGCACAGAAAGCGTTGGGCTGAAGGCGTAGTTGCGCTGGTTTTACTGGGAGCTGCTGTTACAGTGAGCATGGCCGGCCATCTTGGTTCCCAACTGGCTTTTATCGAAGGCGTTGGTCCGCAAGGGCAGTACCTGGAAAGTGAAGGGCATGCACACTAG